From one Aquicella lusitana genomic stretch:
- the adk gene encoding adenylate kinase, with translation MRLILLGCPGAGKGTQAKLITEKFQIPQISTGDILRSAIQQDSALGKQVKEIVESGRLVPDEIVIQLVQERIKQPDAQNGFLLDGFPRTVTQAEALHKHTDIDYVIDIDVPEEEILRRLTGRRIHPDSGRTYHVLYQPPKEAGKDDVTGEPLVQRPDDSEETVRKRLAVYQAQTSPLREYYSNFQAQPGVQKPYYVKVDGTGSVDEIKKKIFSALTPSTVTSK, from the coding sequence ATGCGCTTAATATTGCTAGGATGCCCTGGGGCAGGAAAGGGGACACAAGCCAAACTAATAACCGAAAAATTTCAAATACCACAGATCTCGACTGGGGATATCCTGCGGTCTGCCATCCAACAGGACTCAGCTTTGGGTAAACAGGTGAAAGAGATTGTGGAAAGTGGCCGCCTGGTACCGGATGAAATCGTGATTCAGCTTGTACAGGAGCGGATCAAACAGCCGGACGCTCAAAATGGTTTCCTCTTGGATGGTTTCCCACGTACCGTCACCCAAGCTGAAGCATTGCACAAGCACACTGATATCGATTATGTCATTGATATAGATGTGCCAGAAGAAGAAATACTCCGCCGGCTGACGGGCAGGCGTATTCATCCTGACTCAGGCAGAACCTACCATGTGCTTTACCAGCCCCCTAAAGAGGCTGGCAAAGATGACGTGACAGGCGAACCACTGGTTCAGCGTCCTGATGATAGCGAAGAAACGGTGCGAAAACGCCTCGCCGTTTATCAAGCCCAAACCAGTCCCCTCAGAGAGTATTATTCAAACTTCCAGGCACAGCCAGGCGTGCAAAAGCCGTACTATGTTAAAGTGGATGGAACGGGCTCAGTGGACGAGATAAAGAAAAAGATCTTTTCAGCCCTGACGCCTTCAACAGTAACTTCTAAATAA
- the lpxH gene encoding UDP-2,3-diacylglucosamine diphosphatase — translation MTPRRKTLFISDLHLQASQPEITRQFLALLNRCDASVDALYILGDLFEAWIGDDDDTPFHREIIDALRSATAHGLPIYFLPGNRDFLIGKKFLRETGCRVLADETKIRLYDTHALLMHGDTLCTRDTAYLRWRKLSHNPVLHTLFFLILPLRLRRHIANKMRVKSEHYTKNTLPEIMDVTQAEVERVMVKHGVTVLIHGHTHRPGMHSFTINGTPATRLVLGAWHHQGSVLVWDEAGRNELKAIEFNRNIVL, via the coding sequence ATGACTCCCCGTCGCAAAACTTTATTTATATCAGACTTGCACTTACAAGCATCTCAACCCGAAATTACCCGCCAGTTTCTAGCACTATTGAATCGATGCGATGCCTCAGTTGATGCGCTCTATATTTTGGGCGATCTGTTTGAAGCCTGGATTGGCGATGATGATGACACCCCTTTTCATCGAGAGATTATTGATGCACTTCGTTCAGCAACCGCTCACGGATTGCCTATTTATTTTCTCCCCGGCAATCGAGATTTTCTTATCGGAAAAAAATTCTTGCGTGAGACCGGCTGTCGTGTATTAGCGGATGAAACAAAAATTAGGCTATATGATACACATGCGTTACTTATGCATGGCGATACGTTATGCACACGCGACACGGCTTATCTTAGATGGCGTAAATTGTCACACAATCCTGTTTTGCATACGCTCTTTTTTTTAATATTGCCCTTGCGTCTGCGCAGACATATCGCAAACAAAATGCGCGTGAAAAGTGAACATTACACAAAAAATACTTTGCCGGAAATCATGGATGTCACTCAAGCAGAAGTAGAACGCGTGATGGTAAAGCATGGTGTAACAGTGCTTATTCATGGCCATACACATCGGCCTGGTATGCACAGTTTCACCATTAATGGTACGCCTGCAACTCGCCTTGTGTTGGGAGCGTGGCACCATCAAGGCAGTGTATTAGTATGGGATGAAGCAGGAAGAAATGAATTAAAGGCGATTGAATTTAATCGTAACATTGTCTTATAA
- a CDS encoding murein L,D-transpeptidase catalytic domain family protein: MKKIYLLSLTVSLAIGLGYVYLSNKSEYTRQVVQVSENKNTDFNQAVESSENTSMIDEKSILKNAPGLNPDALKVAVKGYKWSLNKGIIENPTILTIIDFSKPSNEKRLWVIDLKTNKVLMNIYTTQGKNSGLLYATSFSNTPSSDQTSLGVYKTLDVYEGKHGPSLRLQGLEKGINDKAYQRSIVIHPADYATPQYVKSNKRAGRSWGCFAIDPAVSNKLIDITKNGTVVFAYAPQEKNDPNIKNI; the protein is encoded by the coding sequence ATGAAAAAGATATATTTGCTGAGTTTGACTGTGTCATTAGCGATTGGTCTGGGTTACGTGTATTTATCTAATAAAAGTGAATACACACGTCAGGTCGTTCAAGTTTCAGAAAATAAAAATACGGATTTTAATCAAGCTGTCGAGTCATCTGAAAATACTTCTATGATCGATGAAAAAAGTATTTTAAAAAATGCGCCTGGCCTCAATCCCGACGCACTGAAAGTTGCTGTCAAAGGATATAAATGGTCACTCAATAAGGGCATCATCGAAAATCCAACTATTCTTACCATCATTGATTTCAGCAAACCTTCAAATGAGAAACGACTTTGGGTTATTGATCTTAAGACAAACAAAGTATTGATGAATATCTATACCACACAAGGCAAGAACAGCGGTTTGTTGTATGCTACATCCTTTTCAAACACGCCAAGCAGCGATCAGACCAGTCTTGGCGTCTATAAGACCTTGGATGTTTACGAAGGCAAACATGGTCCTTCCCTGCGTTTGCAAGGACTTGAAAAGGGTATCAATGACAAGGCTTATCAGCGCTCTATTGTGATTCATCCTGCTGATTACGCAACACCTCAGTATGTTAAATCAAATAAAAGAGCAGGTCGAAGCTGGGGTTGTTTTGCTATTGATCCGGCTGTGAGCAATAAGTTAATTGATATCACTAAAAATGGCACTGTTGTATTTGCCTACGCGCCGCAAGAAAAGAATGATCCCAATATAAAAAATATTTAA
- a CDS encoding ABC transporter permease: protein MTSQDAIHYDPQTRQLLCRGNWDLASLLYLKVLLEKIAWPKEGELIIDGQGITKMDSAGAWLLNSWRNKLMQRGITLHFSHFSKAHEALLSLIEKELKEEKKPPALPYMGWVPRVGKYTIAQLDHLQDYLAFVGRLTMEWLRIVPKPRHWRWNEVAGVIYRTGYEALPIIALLSLMIGVVITYQMGLQLRNYGANVYIVDLLGLSVLREFGPLLTAIMVAGRTGSSFTAQIGIMKINQEIDALDTIGVTPGELLLLPRIVGLFIALPLLTIWSDIFGVIGGMIMSNNMLKITWYDFLQRFPRVIPLKSLLIGLGKAPVFALIIASVGCFQGMQVRGSADSVGQNTTKSVVLSIFFIIVADAIFSVIFSKLKL from the coding sequence ATGACTTCACAGGACGCCATACACTATGATCCTCAAACCCGGCAACTCTTATGCCGAGGTAACTGGGATCTTGCCTCACTTCTGTATCTTAAAGTTTTACTTGAAAAGATCGCTTGGCCCAAAGAAGGTGAACTGATCATTGATGGTCAAGGCATTACAAAGATGGATAGCGCAGGCGCCTGGCTGTTGAATAGCTGGCGCAATAAATTGATGCAGCGTGGTATCACCCTGCATTTTAGCCACTTTAGCAAAGCCCACGAAGCCCTGCTTTCACTCATAGAAAAAGAATTAAAAGAGGAAAAAAAACCACCCGCCTTGCCGTACATGGGATGGGTGCCTAGAGTTGGAAAATATACTATTGCGCAGCTGGACCATCTACAGGACTATCTTGCCTTTGTAGGCAGGCTGACAATGGAATGGCTGCGGATTGTTCCAAAGCCCCGGCATTGGCGCTGGAATGAAGTGGCGGGTGTTATTTATAGAACCGGATATGAAGCGCTGCCGATCATAGCCTTATTATCACTCATGATTGGCGTTGTAATTACTTACCAGATGGGTTTGCAGTTACGCAATTATGGCGCTAATGTTTACATCGTCGATTTATTGGGTTTATCAGTGTTACGCGAATTTGGCCCCTTGCTGACAGCCATTATGGTAGCAGGGAGAACCGGCTCTTCTTTTACAGCGCAAATTGGCATTATGAAAATCAATCAAGAGATTGATGCGCTTGACACGATAGGCGTCACACCTGGGGAATTATTGCTGTTACCCCGCATTGTGGGCCTTTTTATTGCACTCCCATTACTGACGATATGGTCTGATATTTTTGGTGTAATTGGCGGTATGATCATGTCCAATAATATGCTAAAAATTACCTGGTATGATTTCCTTCAGCGTTTTCCGCGCGTTATTCCCTTAAAATCGTTATTAATTGGTTTAGGCAAAGCGCCAGTCTTTGCGCTCATTATTGCAAGCGTTGGCTGCTTTCAGGGGATGCAAGTAAGAGGAAGCGCGGATAGCGTTGGACAAAACACTACCAAAAGTGTCGTATTATCCATCTTTTTTATTATTGTTGCTGATGCCATTTTCTCGGTGATATTCAGTAAATTAAAATTATGA
- a CDS encoding DUF2147 domain-containing protein produces MRKLNLFLVAIAVFFMQSTAFAASDSQAAALTPAGFWKTIDDVTGKPKAIVQLWETPDKIVFGRVLKIFPRPGHDQNEVCVACDGDKHNKRVVGMVILENLKQSTDDRASWTGGKILDPKNGKTYQSNIRLVDNGRKLDVKGYIGTPLFGRTQTWVRVADLEKA; encoded by the coding sequence ATGCGGAAATTGAATCTATTTCTTGTTGCTATCGCCGTATTTTTTATGCAATCAACGGCATTTGCTGCTTCCGATAGTCAAGCAGCGGCGTTAACCCCAGCGGGGTTTTGGAAAACGATTGACGATGTAACGGGCAAGCCCAAAGCGATTGTGCAGCTTTGGGAAACACCGGACAAAATAGTTTTTGGTCGCGTATTAAAAATTTTTCCCCGACCCGGCCATGATCAAAATGAAGTATGCGTAGCATGCGACGGCGATAAACATAACAAGCGCGTCGTGGGCATGGTCATTCTTGAAAATCTTAAACAAAGTACGGACGATCGCGCCAGCTGGACGGGTGGAAAAATTCTGGATCCAAAGAATGGAAAAACCTATCAGTCCAATATCCGGTTAGTTGATAACGGACGTAAACTGGATGTAAAAGGTTATATTGGTACGCCGTTATTCGGACGCACTCAGACATGGGTACGTGTGGCAGACCTGGAAAAAGCATAA